Proteins from one Desulfitobacterium chlororespirans DSM 11544 genomic window:
- a CDS encoding ABC transporter substrate-binding protein yields MKRNSMSLLLVLLLAAALVLTGCGTGGNATPANTTPADNTPQTGENSDLIPAVVGYWGGTCESPIFVAYEKGFFKEAGLDVKLLKITGDVAVLMANDELDAFELTPDKFKPMEQGLELMIIDSLHKGCIQGAAAPESGIQSVADLEGKKVAAAIGGIAQIQIASEMVKLGKDPKKVTWLSYPNAQMEQALDQGEVDAFATYDPFPEMAVQNGKTKFYSNTFDPGLKDTLCCFIGMNKRTLDANPEIGQRMSQAFTKACEYLEEKPDEAAQMVMDKGYIAGDADLNAQLIKDYTWIAGDKKTVDDSFREIWHQIARAGALEKAPADLDAYIDELYVQMVSFMGEQ; encoded by the coding sequence TTGAAAAGAAACAGTATGAGTTTGCTTTTGGTCCTGCTGCTGGCAGCGGCTTTGGTCCTGACCGGCTGTGGCACGGGCGGAAACGCCACCCCGGCTAACACAACCCCGGCTGACAACACCCCGCAGACCGGTGAAAACAGCGATTTAATACCGGCAGTGGTCGGTTATTGGGGCGGCACCTGCGAATCACCGATTTTTGTGGCTTACGAAAAAGGATTTTTTAAGGAAGCCGGCCTTGATGTTAAATTATTGAAAATTACTGGTGATGTGGCGGTTTTGATGGCCAATGACGAATTGGATGCTTTTGAACTGACTCCTGATAAATTTAAACCCATGGAACAGGGCTTGGAATTAATGATTATCGATTCCCTGCACAAAGGATGTATTCAGGGAGCGGCTGCCCCGGAAAGCGGCATTCAAAGTGTAGCCGATCTGGAAGGGAAAAAAGTGGCGGCTGCCATTGGCGGTATCGCCCAGATTCAAATCGCTTCGGAAATGGTGAAACTGGGGAAAGACCCAAAAAAGGTGACCTGGCTTTCTTACCCCAATGCTCAAATGGAGCAGGCGCTGGATCAAGGAGAAGTGGATGCTTTTGCCACTTACGATCCTTTCCCGGAAATGGCCGTTCAGAATGGAAAAACCAAATTTTATTCCAATACCTTTGATCCGGGCCTGAAGGATACTCTCTGCTGCTTTATCGGCATGAACAAGCGAACCCTGGACGCTAATCCCGAGATCGGCCAACGTATGTCACAAGCCTTTACCAAAGCTTGCGAATATCTGGAAGAAAAACCTGATGAAGCCGCTCAAATGGTCATGGATAAAGGCTATATTGCCGGTGACGCTGATTTGAACGCCCAATTGATCAAAGATTATACCTGGATTGCCGGGGACAAGAAGACAGTGGACGACAGCTTCAGAGAAATTTGGCACCAGATTGCCAGAGCCGGAGCCTTGGAAAAGGCACCTGCCGACTTGGATGCTTATATTGATGAGCTCTACGTCCAGATGGTCTCCTTCATGGGAGAACAATAG
- a CDS encoding DUF4418 family protein, which produces MYPLSSKLWQILAGFATALSLILLAGMFVFPPCSGLIETAAGGSVPMKCHWTFRAEIPIAVLLILAAAGQFFLKEPKLRRLSSLLIIALGAAGIAITTDAVIGICMKAEMACHTTALFCRIVYGLLILAAGIQLLNADNGRRHKREF; this is translated from the coding sequence GTGTATCCTTTGTCATCAAAACTATGGCAGATCCTCGCCGGTTTTGCCACCGCCCTTTCGCTTATCTTATTGGCCGGTATGTTTGTCTTTCCTCCTTGCAGCGGATTAATCGAAACGGCTGCCGGTGGCAGTGTGCCCATGAAATGCCATTGGACCTTCCGGGCGGAAATCCCGATTGCTGTTCTTTTGATCTTAGCAGCTGCCGGACAGTTTTTTCTGAAGGAACCTAAGCTCCGCCGTTTATCTTCGCTCTTGATCATAGCCTTAGGGGCTGCCGGCATTGCCATCACGACGGATGCAGTCATCGGTATCTGTATGAAGGCAGAGATGGCCTGCCATACCACAGCTTTGTTCTGCAGAATCGTTTATGGCCTCCTGATCCTTGCCGCCGGTATTCAACTGCTGAACGCTGACAATGGACGGCGGCATAAAAGGGAGTTCTGA
- a CDS encoding ABC transporter permease codes for MMRKLILHSLSKRRVQSLSTMLSVTVSVAVLLALFLVYYGVTEGIATSKQRLGADILVIPAQAETMLTDTDLLFTGAPAVIYMTEDVAGQVAEIAGVVRVTPQFFGQTLNESCCSSTGEVRLIGFDPESDWVIQPWTDQLIGRKLAADEIIIGSNVGGFEVASANILGNPVQVAARLDFTGTNMDQSILMDIDTVRAFSKNIAGYDHFWARYGEPETLVSALLVQVEEGQSATVAYQISRLGKFKVIEQSSVFKEIQGQMQVVFLIMLGCGVLLVLASILQLFGRFLSMAWDRKSELGLYRALGATKQDLRRLIAGEALLLTGSGILLGLAAGGGLYRLVLNLLQTQSTFPFRVPGGPAVAAGVFGLVCLFSLISFSAVSVPLGQVGKIDPSLAIQRGDID; via the coding sequence ATGATGAGAAAACTTATTCTCCACAGCCTGAGCAAGCGCAGGGTGCAGTCCCTCTCGACCATGCTGTCGGTGACAGTCAGCGTGGCGGTGCTTTTGGCCCTTTTTCTTGTCTACTACGGGGTTACGGAAGGCATCGCAACCAGCAAACAGCGTTTGGGGGCCGACATTCTGGTGATCCCTGCTCAGGCGGAAACCATGCTTACGGATACGGATCTGCTGTTTACGGGAGCCCCGGCGGTGATTTATATGACTGAAGATGTTGCTGGGCAGGTGGCAGAAATCGCTGGGGTAGTCCGGGTGACGCCGCAATTTTTTGGCCAGACCCTGAATGAAAGCTGCTGCTCTTCCACCGGCGAGGTGCGTTTGATCGGCTTTGACCCTGAGAGCGATTGGGTTATCCAGCCCTGGACCGATCAGCTGATCGGCCGTAAGCTGGCTGCCGACGAGATCATTATCGGCAGCAATGTGGGCGGGTTTGAGGTTGCTTCCGCCAATATTCTCGGCAATCCCGTCCAAGTGGCGGCCCGCCTGGACTTTACCGGGACCAACATGGACCAGTCGATTCTCATGGATATAGATACCGTGCGGGCTTTTTCGAAAAATATTGCCGGATATGACCATTTTTGGGCAAGGTATGGAGAACCGGAAACCCTGGTTTCCGCCCTGCTGGTCCAGGTGGAAGAAGGCCAGTCGGCCACGGTGGCTTATCAGATCTCCCGTTTGGGAAAGTTTAAGGTGATTGAGCAGAGCAGTGTCTTTAAAGAAATCCAGGGTCAGATGCAGGTGGTCTTTCTGATTATGCTGGGCTGCGGTGTTTTATTGGTTCTGGCTTCTATCCTCCAGCTTTTTGGACGTTTTTTGTCCATGGCCTGGGACCGCAAAAGTGAACTGGGACTCTACAGGGCTTTGGGGGCTACGAAACAGGACCTGCGCAGGCTGATTGCCGGCGAAGCGCTGCTGCTTACCGGGAGCGGCATCCTGCTTGGCTTAGCTGCAGGCGGGGGATTGTACCGGCTGGTCTTGAATCTGCTGCAAACCCAAAGCACGTTTCCTTTTCGTGTCCCCGGCGGCCCGGCCGTGGCGGCAGGAGTTTTCGGACTGGTATGCCTGTTCAGCCTGATCAGTTTCAGCGCGGTCAGCGTGCCCCTGGGGCAGGTAGGAAAGATCGATCCGTCCCTGGCTATCCAGCGCGGTGACATTGATTGA
- a CDS encoding ABC transporter ATP-binding protein — MVGERHLLADKITRIYHDGDNKQVHALDQFNLEITRGEIVALVGPSGCGKSTFLRLVAGLDHPQDGILSYNGEVVASPHYDRGFVFQDTNLFPWLSVYDNIAFGLKARRVFKQEQAKVQEYIELMGLQGFEKAYPHQISGGMASRTSLARTFIQDPGLILLDEPLSALDAFTRMAIQDEIIKIWQRDQPIIILVTHDIEEAVYLSDRVVILSSRPGKVIGEVTIGLQHPRDRTSSEFVRLRREIMAILECCNTNQTIKNK, encoded by the coding sequence ATGGTAGGGGAACGTCATTTGCTGGCTGACAAGATTACGCGCATTTACCATGACGGAGACAACAAGCAGGTTCATGCTCTGGATCAATTTAATCTGGAAATCACCCGTGGGGAGATCGTGGCGCTGGTGGGACCCAGCGGCTGCGGCAAATCCACCTTCCTGCGCCTGGTGGCAGGATTGGATCACCCCCAGGACGGGATATTGAGCTATAACGGGGAGGTGGTTGCCAGCCCTCATTATGACCGGGGGTTCGTGTTTCAGGACACTAATCTCTTTCCCTGGTTATCGGTTTACGACAATATCGCTTTCGGTCTCAAGGCCCGCAGGGTGTTTAAGCAGGAGCAGGCTAAAGTACAGGAATATATCGAACTGATGGGCTTGCAGGGCTTCGAAAAAGCTTATCCCCACCAGATCTCCGGGGGCATGGCCAGCCGTACTTCTCTGGCCCGCACCTTTATTCAGGACCCGGGGTTGATCCTGCTGGATGAACCCCTGAGCGCTCTTGATGCGTTCACCCGCATGGCGATTCAAGATGAAATTATTAAGATATGGCAACGGGATCAACCCATTATCATTCTGGTAACTCATGATATTGAGGAGGCTGTGTACTTAAGCGACCGTGTGGTTATCCTATCCTCCCGACCCGGTAAGGTTATCGGGGAAGTGACCATCGGCCTCCAACATCCCCGGGACAGAACATCTTCTGAGTTTGTCCGCTTGCGCAGGGAAATCATGGCTATTCTGGAATGTTGCAATACAAATCAAACCATAAAAAACAAGTAA